GCCGGTAGTAATTTATAACAATCCTGACGGGACGATAGTTAATACAGATACAATCATGTTGAGAGGCAGTGTTATCAAGGATCCTGTATTGATTATTAACGGTGAGCAAGTAACCAATATTGAATATAATGCAAACAATAAACAATACGAGTTTAGTCATGAAGTAAAATTGAACTATGGTAAAAATACAATCAACATACATGTTGAGCCGAATGAACAGAGCAAATCAAACATCTTTAAGGGTGATAGTGGAGCGATTGGAAAAGCTACAAAAGACTATACAATTGTTGTGACCACAACCGCAGGTAAATTACCATCTAGTTCCGGTGGTAGTTCATCAAGTGGTTCATCAGGAAATATTTTTAGCAATGCTCCAGATGATAATGATGTAAACCAAATGATAGATAATTTGGATGACACATTAAATTCCGATGATGCATCAGATATATTGGATCAAATCGGAGATAAGGATATTTCTTCAGAAATGGCTGAAAAAGCATTGACTAAGGTTCTTGAAAAATTAGAAGATGTAAATGATAAGGCAGCTCAAGCTATTGCAAAAGTTCTTAACAAAGTTGGACAGATAGATAGTGTAAAAGCAGAGACAAAAGATGGTAAGAAAGTAGTAAAAGTAGAAGAAAAAGACCTGGAAACAGCATTGGAAAAATTTGAAAAAGCAATTAATAATGTAATAGAAAATATAAAGGCAAAAGGTAATGAGAACGCAGTTGCAAAAGTAAAAGAAAATGCTGCTGTCACTATTTCAGTAAAGGATGCTGTTTCAAACGAAGCTTTAGAAGTATTTGTATCAGCAGAATTTATAAAGAAGCTTCGAGGAAAAGGCATTGGTATTCAGGTTGCAGCAAGTGATGGAGTAGTGAAACTTCCTGCAGCAGCCATTAGTGCAGAATTTATGAATGGCGCGAAAGAAGTTAGAATTAAAAAAGAATTGGTTAAACCTGAAGCTGCAAAAGAAATTAAAGACAATGCAACAGCAAAAGATAGCGCATTGAAGCCTATAGGAGCAGTATATAACTTTGAAGTATCTGTAATAGACAGCAAAGGAATGGACAAAAAAGTTGACAGGTTCAATGCTAAGGCAAAAGTAGAAATCAAAATGGACAGTAACGATTTGGCTTCCATCAAAGATAAGAGAAAAGCTGGCGCTTACTATGTAGCAGAAGATGGTAGCATAGAATTCAAAGGCGGTAAGTTCAGCGATACGGGAGTTGAATTTGAGACCGACCATTTTAGCAGTTATGTAGTAATGGAATACAATAAAACATTCCAGGATATTCAAGCACACTGGGCCAAAGATTACATCGAAGTATTGGCAGCAAGACATATAACTAAAGGAATAGATGGAATCAACTTTAATCCTTCAGGAAAAGTAACCAGAGCCCAATTTGCAACTTTCCTGGGAAGAGCCTTAGGCCTTGAAGAGGCAGCCTACAATAACACATTCTCTGATGTATCAAGAGATGCATACTATACAGGCTATGTGCTTACTATGAAAAAAGCCGGATTAATCAACGGTTATGAAGATGGAACATTCAGACCGGATGCTGAGATAACAAGAGAGCAAATGGTTACAATGATTATGAGAGCTTATGCATATGTAACCGGAGAAGACTTAACTTCTGTAAAAGGTTACAGTAGTGCAACTTTTGCAGATATAAATGAAGTATCCGGCTATGCAGTAAATAGCTTGAAAGCAGCTAAAGCACTAGGGTTGGCAAATGGGGTTGGAGGAAATAAATTCAATCCGTCAGGGTCAGCTGAGCGTGCAGCAGTTGCTAAAATGATTATAGAATTGCTGGAGAAAACAAACCGATTTTAAATATTAGAGGAACTGTAAAGTTGCTAAAGGCTGGCAAAGAGCATACATCTTTACCAGCCTCATTTTTATGTTAAGTAAATTATGAATTGCTGAAGCCAACCTAATACACGCCCATTAGATATCGGGGCATGATTATCAAGAGATAAACATGTTAAAATCACAAACCATATATCAAGATTATCTCATTCTCATTTTTTATATAAATAACACTAAGTATGTTACATTATTGTTATTTTGTTCACGGTTCACAGTTCTCAGTTCACAGAAATTAGCCAAGAAAATCCTGTGAACCGTGAATTGTGAACTAAAATAGACAATGTAAAGTACTTAGTAATACTTATATAGTTTATGATGAAGAAAAAGCGAAAGAGATTAATTAAATAAGAAAACAATTGTTAACCAAAATTAAAATTTGGTTGACAATTGTTTTCTTATCATGTAATCTATATCTATAAAAGAAATGATATGCAATACATATCAATTAAAGAAAATTTGGAGGTGTAAATAAGTGGCAAAAGGTATATTTATTGTTGGTACAGATACTGATGTAGGTAAAACGGTTATAACCGGAGGACTTATGTACTTATTGCGGTCGGGAGGATACAATGCCTGTTATTTTAAACCGGTGTTGAGTGGAGCGATGGTTGAAAAGGAACAGCTTGTCCCGGGAGATACCCGATTTATCAAGGGAATATCGGGATTGGAAGAAGAATACCGCCATATTACACCTTATAGCTTTAAAACTCCCGTATCACCCCATCTGGCGTCCAGAATTGAAAAAAAACCTATTGATATCAATGTCATTAAAGAAAAGTTTAAATACATAAAAAATAAATACAAATATATAATAGCGGAAGGCAGTGGAGGACTCTGCGTCCCTTTGAATGATGAAGGATATATGCTGTACCACCTTGTTCAAGAACTGGGCATGACTGTTATAGTAGTAGCCCGGGCGGGCTTAGGTACAATTAATCATACTGTTCTTACCGTCAGGTATGCTCAAAGTATTGGTATAGAAGTGAAAGGTATTATTATAAACGGCTACACTCAATCAAGCTTATGTGCGGATGATAATATTGAAACAGTAAAAAAGCTAACCAAAGTTCCTATAATTGGTGTTATACCGAGGTTAGATGGTGTAGATGTAGAAAAGTTACAATTTGGCAATTTAAAAGAAGAATTTGAAAAAAGAATCAAGACACAAGACCTAATAGAATTGATGGATGAAATTTAACTAAATAATAGAAGAGAATAACAACAATAGGAGAATTAGATATGAAGCACATCATGGCAGATTTGCAAAAAATCAAAGAACGGGGATTATACAGAGAACTGACATATCTGGATGCTGCCCAAGGGCCACGTACTGTTATTGAAGGTAAAAGTGTCCTGCTATTGTCTTCTAATAATTATTTGGGGCTTTGTAATGATGAGCGGTTAAAAAAGGCGGCTATCAGTGCTATCGAAAATTATGGTGTTGGTTCGGGTGGTTCCAGACTGACTACAGGCAGTTATAAATTACACAAAGAATTAGAAGAGAGACTGGCACAATTTAAGCAGACCGAAGCCAGTTTGGTTTTTAATACAGGATATATGGCAAATTTGGGGACTATAGCTGCTTTAGCAGATAGAAACTGGGTTGTTTTTTGTGATAGATTGAATCATGCCAGTATTATTGACGGCTGCAGGTTGAGCGGTGCAAAATTAATTGTTTATAAACACTGTGACATGGAAGATTTGCTTAAGAAGGTAAAAAAATATCAAGGCATTCCGGGTTTGATAGTAACAGACGGTGTATTTAGCATGGACGGCGATATTGCACCACTAGAAGATATTGTGGAAATAGCTGAAAGATACCAACTTATTACAATGGTTGATGACGCCCATGCCACAGGTGTTTTGGGACCTAACGGGGCCGGGACGGCAGATTATTTTGGCTTAAAAGACAGGATTGATATTCAAATGGGGACATTGAGTAAAGCCTTAGCCAGTGAAGGTGGTTACGTAGCAGGGAAACAGTGCCTTATTGACTACCTGAGACACCGTGCCAAAAGTTTTATTTACTCTACTGCATTAGCCCCGCAGACTATTGCAGTTTCCTTAAAGGCCTTGGAGATAGTAAAAGAACAACCTGAATTAAGAAAAGTACTATTGGAAAATGCAAAGTGGTTTCAGGAACAACTTATCTTAGCAGGATTTAAAATCAGAGAAACTAAGACACCAATTATACCTATTATAATAGGCGAAGCTGATGCTGCAGTCCAATTTAGCAGAAGATTGTTGGAGGAAGGTATATATATTCCGGCTATCCGTCCGCCTACCGTACCTGAAGGCACCAGCCGTTTAAGAGTCAGTTTAATGGCGACACATACCAGAGAAGATTTGAGCTATTCATTGGAAAAGATAAAAGAAGTAGGACAAAAATTGGATATCATATAGAAAATCAGGTGATATTTTATGGAAAAACCACATTTAATTATGCTTCCAGGCTGGGGGATGGCATCCTGTGTCTGGATGCCTATACGGGAAGAATTGGCTAAGCATTTTCAATTATTATTTGTCGAATGGGATGGAGTCCATTCTATTGACGGCTTTAAAGAGAAAGTGCTACAGCTTATTACGACAAAACAAATACTATCTTTCTCTTTATTAGGATGGTCATTAGGATCTTTAGTTGCTTTAGATATTGCGAGTGAATATCAGGCACAAATTAGAGATGTCATTTTGATAGGAGGGACCAGTCGTTTTACCAATCATAAAAGTGATGACTATCATGCAGGGTGGCCACGGTATATCGTAGAAAGAATGAAGTGCCAGCTTCAAAAAGATAAAGAACAAACATTATTGACTTTCTATGATTCAATGTTTTCGTCAATCGAAAAAAAACGAGGAGATAATGGACGGTTTCTTCAACTCATCAATAAAAATTTTTGTAACAGTGAGACCTTGTCTTTATTAACAGGACTGGATTATCTTATTCAAACGGATTTCAGGGAGAAACTTAAATTTATTAAAACTCCACTCCTCCTTATCCATGGAGAAAAGGATCAAATCTGTCCCGTGACTGCTTCAGAACTTATTGCAAGCAAAGCATCGTCAGACGTGACGCTGAAGGTATTGCCGGACGTTGGCCACCTGCCTTTTTTTACAAATCCGGACCAATGCATGGTTTACATAAAACAATTTATAAAGGATGGGAGTTTATATGATTAACAAACAGTTATTACGAAAACATTTCAGTAGAAATGCTGTAAATTATGATAAATACGCCGCTGTCCAGAAAAAAATGGCTCATGAATTGGTGGATTTTATAAAACCCAAAAGAAGCAAATTTTCTAAAAATATCCGTATTCTTGATATTGGCTGCGGGACCGGTTACTTGACAAAGCAATTAACCGACCTTTTTCCACTGGCACATATTACAGCAGTTGATATAGCACCCGGAATGATAGAACTGGCCAGAGAAAATTTTAAGCAAAAAAATGTAACATTTTTATGTGGGGATATCGAGGAGATGGAAATAGGTGAGAAATATGACTTGATTGTCTCTAATGCTACTTTTCAATGGTTTAACCATCTTGATAAAACCATCCAAAAGCTTTATGGAATGCTAAATGGAAAAGGTATTATCTGCTTTTCGACTTTTGGCAATCAGACTTTTACTGAGCTGCACCAATCATATCAGAAAGCTAAACAGTATCTTGGACTTGATACAGATATTCTACCGGGACAGTCGTTTTACAGTTTTGACCATCTATACAATTTATGTCAATGTACTTTGAATTCTCAAGAATTTCCACCGTTTTTGATAACAGGAAAAGAATGTTTTGAATATGAATATTTTATTTCTGTAAAAGCATTTTTAGAATCGGTTAAAAAAGTCGGAGCCAACAATAGCAATCAGGAGCGTCATGACAAGAGCTTATCCCTTTTAAAAGAGATGATAAGAATATATGATACCGACTTTCGAGAAAAAAATAAAATCAAAGCAACATATCATTGCTTGTTTTTTAGTATAGAGATTTTGAACTAAAGATATTATTAGGATTAGCAGGTGATGAAGTATGAATCATTTACAAAAAAAAGATTTGCAGTATATCTGGCATCCATGTTCCCAGATGAAAGACTATGAAGACTTTCCGCCTATTATCATTGAAAGAGGAGAAGGGGCATACCTGTATGATATAAATGGAAAGGCGTATCTGGATGCCGTATCTTCCTGGTGGGTGAACCTGTTCGGGCATAGTAATAAAAGGATTAACAAGGCGGTTCAAAAGCAAGTGGAAAATTTAGAACACGTAATATTTGCAAATTTTTCACACCAGCCGGCCATAGGACTTGCAGAAAGGATTGTAAACATCACTCCGGCGGGGCTTAATAAAGTTTTCTTTGCAGATAATGGTTCTTCGGCGATAGAAGTGGCACTCAAGCTCAGTTTTCAGTACCATCAACAAACAGGGAAAACCCAAAAGACAAAATTTGCAGCCATTTCTGATGCCTATCATGGGGAAACGTTGGGTGCACTTTCGGTAGGAGACTTGGACTTGTATAGTAAAATATTTAAACCTATCATGCTCAACACTT
This genomic stretch from Petroclostridium xylanilyticum harbors:
- the bioD gene encoding dethiobiotin synthase encodes the protein MAKGIFIVGTDTDVGKTVITGGLMYLLRSGGYNACYFKPVLSGAMVEKEQLVPGDTRFIKGISGLEEEYRHITPYSFKTPVSPHLASRIEKKPIDINVIKEKFKYIKNKYKYIIAEGSGGLCVPLNDEGYMLYHLVQELGMTVIVVARAGLGTINHTVLTVRYAQSIGIEVKGIIINGYTQSSLCADDNIETVKKLTKVPIIGVIPRLDGVDVEKLQFGNLKEEFEKRIKTQDLIELMDEI
- a CDS encoding alpha/beta fold hydrolase — translated: MEKPHLIMLPGWGMASCVWMPIREELAKHFQLLFVEWDGVHSIDGFKEKVLQLITTKQILSFSLLGWSLGSLVALDIASEYQAQIRDVILIGGTSRFTNHKSDDYHAGWPRYIVERMKCQLQKDKEQTLLTFYDSMFSSIEKKRGDNGRFLQLINKNFCNSETLSLLTGLDYLIQTDFREKLKFIKTPLLLIHGEKDQICPVTASELIASKASSDVTLKVLPDVGHLPFFTNPDQCMVYIKQFIKDGSLYD
- the bioC gene encoding malonyl-ACP O-methyltransferase BioC, whose translation is MINKQLLRKHFSRNAVNYDKYAAVQKKMAHELVDFIKPKRSKFSKNIRILDIGCGTGYLTKQLTDLFPLAHITAVDIAPGMIELARENFKQKNVTFLCGDIEEMEIGEKYDLIVSNATFQWFNHLDKTIQKLYGMLNGKGIICFSTFGNQTFTELHQSYQKAKQYLGLDTDILPGQSFYSFDHLYNLCQCTLNSQEFPPFLITGKECFEYEYFISVKAFLESVKKVGANNSNQERHDKSLSLLKEMIRIYDTDFREKNKIKATYHCLFFSIEILN
- the bioF gene encoding 8-amino-7-oxononanoate synthase yields the protein MKHIMADLQKIKERGLYRELTYLDAAQGPRTVIEGKSVLLLSSNNYLGLCNDERLKKAAISAIENYGVGSGGSRLTTGSYKLHKELEERLAQFKQTEASLVFNTGYMANLGTIAALADRNWVVFCDRLNHASIIDGCRLSGAKLIVYKHCDMEDLLKKVKKYQGIPGLIVTDGVFSMDGDIAPLEDIVEIAERYQLITMVDDAHATGVLGPNGAGTADYFGLKDRIDIQMGTLSKALASEGGYVAGKQCLIDYLRHRAKSFIYSTALAPQTIAVSLKALEIVKEQPELRKVLLENAKWFQEQLILAGFKIRETKTPIIPIIIGEADAAVQFSRRLLEEGIYIPAIRPPTVPEGTSRLRVSLMATHTREDLSYSLEKIKEVGQKLDII